Proteins encoded together in one Pristiophorus japonicus isolate sPriJap1 unplaced genomic scaffold, sPriJap1.hap1 HAP1_SCAFFOLD_199, whole genome shotgun sequence window:
- the LOC139244011 gene encoding probable G-protein coupled receptor 139, translating to VTIMILSRGKCGLSKCVTRYLVAMATADLLVVILDLILRHIPIRYEEQFIFVYSIPPCNIHAVLLYAATDCSVWFTITFTFDRFVAICCQKLKTKYSTERTAAVVLGTVTVLSCLKNIPWYFMFTGWYVLGNNPWFCDLYYTNYASLGWAVFELLHYILTPCVPFILILLLNALTVRYILLASRARRRLRGHSSGESPRDPEMESRRKSMILLFVISGNFILLWAMYMVALVANRLVWISHLVFIPALVTELGYMLQQLSCCTNTGIYAVTQTKFREQWKNVLKYPFVVEQLEMYICGLDELHVLMVQHGTI from the coding sequence gtgacgataatgatcctgtcccggggaaagtgtggactctccaaatgtgtcactcgttacctggtggccatggcaacagcggatctactggtcgtgatcctggatctgatactgaggcacattccgattcgtTATGAGGAACAGTTTATTTTCGTGTATTCCATCCCCCcgtgtaatatccacgccgtcctgctctatgcagccacagactgttctgtctggttcaccatcactttcaccttcgatcgatttgtggccatttgttgccagaagctgaaaactaaatatagcaccgagagaacggcggctgtggttctgggaacagtgactgtgctgagctgtttaaagaaCATACCCTGGTATTTTATGTTCACAGGTTGGTATGTGCTTGGTAACAACCCCTGGTTTTGTGATCTGTATTACACTAATTATGCATCACTGGGCTGGGCAGTATTCGAACTACTTCATTATATTCtaaccccgtgtgtcccatttattctgatcctgctgctcaatgctctcactgtcagatacattttactggccagcagagctcgcaggagactccggggtcacagcagtggggagagtcccagagaccccgagatggagagtcgcaggaaatccatgattttattgtttgttatctcggggaatttcatcctgctGTGGGCAATGTATATGGTGGCTCTTGTGGCAAACCGGCTTGTTTGGATTTCACATCTTGTATTTATACCTGCGTTAGTAACTGAACTGGGATACATGCTGCAGCAGCTGAGTTGCTGTACAAACACTGGGATTTACgccgtgacacagactaagttccgggagcagtggaagaatgtgctgaaatatccctttgtt